The following is a genomic window from Mycobacterium parmense.
GAACGCGACGAGCGAAATGCCGGTGCCCCCGGTCGCCGTCATCGTGGCGAACAGGATCAGAAACGCCGGACCGCGGCTGCTGTTTGTCATCGGAGGTCGCGGCTGAATGTAGCGCCAGAGGACGTCGGGAGCCACCGGATTTCGTCGCGGCCACCGCCGGAATGCAGGATGTTCATGTGCTCGCCCACCCGAACACCGGCTGGCCCTTCGGGTCGCCGGTGGGTCCCGGAACCGGATGGCCGGGCGACCCCGCCACGCCGCAGACCCCGGTGGCGGGCGACGCTGCGCGGGTGGCCGCGCTGGCCGCCGAGGCCGGATCCATCCCCGAGCTCGACGCCCTGGTCAGTGTCTGCCGGGCCTGCCCGCGGCTGGTTCAGTGGCGCGAGGACGTCGCCGTCGTCAAGCGCCGCGCGTTTGCCGACCAGCCGTACTGGGGACGCCCGGTGCCGGGCTGGGGGTCGGAGCGGCCGCGGCTGCTGATCGTGGGGCTCGCGCCGGCCGCGCACGGCGCCAACCGGACCGGGCGGATGTTCACCGGCGACCGCTCCGGCGATCAGCTGTATGCGGCGCTGCATCGTGCCGGGCTGGTGAACCAGCCGACCAGTGTGGACGCCGCGGACGGCTTGCGTGCCAATAAGATCCGGATCGTCGCGCCGGTGCGTTGCGCGCCCCCGGCCAATGCCCCTACGCCGGCGGAGCGCGACACGTGCCGGCCGTGGCTGGACGCCGAATGGCGGCTGGTGTCCGACCATGTCCGCGTCATCGTGGCCTTGGGCGGTTTCGCCTGGCAGCTGGCGCTGCAACTGCCCGGGGCCCCGGGGGTGCCGAGGCCGCGTTTCGGACACGGCGTCGTCGCGGAGCTGAGCTCGGGGGTGCGGTTGCTCGGCTGCTACCACCCGAGCCAGCAAAATATGTTCACCGGTAGGTTGACTCCGATGATGCTCGACGACATCTTCAGCAACGCGAGGAAGCTGGCAGAGATCTAGTGACTGACGTTTTGGTTTCCGGCGCCAGTGTGGCCGGTCTCACAGCGGCGTATTGGCTTTCCCACCACGGCTATTCGGTGACCGTGGTCGAACGCCATCCCGGGATCCGGCCCGGCGGTCAGGCGATCGACGTGCGCGGTCCGGCGCTGGTGGTGCTCGAGCGCATGTGGTTGCGGGCGGCCGCCGACCATCTCAGGACACGCATGCGGGGTTCCTCCGTCGTGGACGGCGAGGGCAACGAGCTGTCCCAGGACACCGAATCCACACCTACCGGCGGTCTGATCGCCGGCCCGGACATCGAGCTCCTGCGCGACGACCTCGTCGAATTGCTCTATCAGGCAACGCAATTGAAAGTCAATTTCATCTTCGGCGACAGCATCGTGGCGCTGCACGACGAGGGCAGCTCGGTCGGTGTCACGTTCGAGCGCGCCGCCGCGCGCAACTTCGACCTGGTGATCGGCGCCGACGGGCTGCACTCCAACGTGCGCCGGCTGGTCTTCGGCCCCGAGGAGCAGTTCATCGAGCGGTTGGGGACGCATGCCGCGATCTTCACCGTGCCCAACTTCTTGGACCTCGACTACTGGCAGACCTGGCATTACGGGGACTCCACCATGGCCGGTGTCTACAGCGCCCGCAACAACACCGAGGCGCGGGCCATGCTGGGCTTCATGGATCCCGACCTGCACATCGACTACCGCGACACCGAAGCGCAGTTCGCCGAGTTGGAGCGGCGGATGGCCGGCGATGGCTGGGTGCGGCCGCAGCTGCTGCAGTACATGCGTTCGGCGCCGGACTTCTACTTCGACGAGATGGCGCAGATCAAGATGGAGCGCTGGTGGCAGGGCAGGGTGGTGCTGGTCGGCGACGCCGGTTACTGCTGCTCGCCCCTGTCGGGACAGGGGACCAGCGTCGCGCTGCTCGGCGCCTACATCCTCGCCGGCGAGCTCGCTGCGGCCACCCAGGACGGCGAAGTCGACCACCGACTCGGCTTCATCAATTACCAGCAGGCTTTCCAGGACTATGTGAACCGCAACCAGTGGCTGGTCGTCGACAACATCCCGGGCGGCGCGCCGATCCCCCAGGAGGTGTTCGAGCGCATCGTGCAATCGATCACCATCAAGGACTACTGAGCACCGGGAACGTTCCCGCGACACCGGGTGTTGAGTAGGGCGTGCGTCTTTCCGTTCTTGATCTCGTCCCGGTGCGCACGGACCAGACGACCGGCGACGCGCTGGCGGCCACCGTGCAGCTGGCGCAGGCCGCGGACCGGCTGGGCTTCACCCGCTACTGGGTCGCCGAGCACCACAACATGCCGTCAGTCGGTGCCACCAGCCCGCCGGTCCTGATCGCATATCTGGCCGCGCAGACCTCGCAGCTGCGGCTCGGGTCGGGTGGTGTGATGTTGCCCAACCACGCGCCGCTTGCGGTCGCCGAGCAGTTCGCCCTGCTGGAGGCCGCCGCTCCCGGCCGGATCGACCTGGGCATCGGCCGGGCGCCCGGCTCCGACCCGGTGACGTCGTACGCGCTGCGGGGGACACGGGACGATCGGGACATCGAGAACTTCCCCGAATACCTCGACGATGTGGCGGCGCTGATGAGCGCGCGCGGCGTGGTGGTACCGCTGCGTTCGGGGGAATACCGGCTCAAGGCCACCCCCGCCGCCGCCGGCGAACCGCGGTTGTGGCTGCTGGGCTCGTCGATGTACTCCGCGCATCTGGCGGCCGCCAAGGGTCTGCCATACGTGTTCGCTCACCACTTCTCCGGCAGGGGCACCGAGGAGGCACTCAGCCTCTACCGGTCGCGGTTCAAACCCAGCGCGCATACCCCCGAGCCCGTGACGTTCCTGACGGTGAACGCCGCGGTGGCCGAGACGCGGGACGAGGCGACCGCGCTGATGTTGCCCAACCTGCAGATGATGGCGCGGCTGCGCACCGGGCAGCCGCTCGGGCCGCTGCCGTTGGTCGAGGAGGCCGACGGCGCCGGGCTCACTCCGGAGCAGCAGCGCATCGTCGAGGAAGGGCTGCGGCGCGCCGTACTTGGTTCGCCCGCTGAGGCCGCCGACCAGCTGCGCGCGCTGGCCGAACAGTTCGATGTCGATGAGGTGATGGTGCACCCGGTCGCGTCGGCCCACCGCGGCACGGATCCTCGGACCGCGCCGGCGCGGGTGGCGACCCTGGAACTGCTGGCCAAGGAGTTGTTCTGACGGATCAGTCGACGACCCCGACGTGCGACCAACTGGTTCCATGGTGCCGGGCCCGACCGGCGATCCACACTTCGAGCTCGTCCGCGGGCAGCGGCGGGCTGTGCACGAAACCCTGAGTGATGGTGCAGCCGTACCGGCGCAGGGCGTTCAGCGTGATCTCGTCTTCGACCCCTTCGGCGACGAGGTCGGCACCCAAGCTGTGTGCCAGCGCCACGGTGGACCGCACGATCGCGACGGAGCGCGGATCGTGGGCCAGGCGGGCCACGAAGACCCGGTCGAGCTTGAGCTCGTCGACGGACACGTCCTGCAGGCGCGCCAGCGACGACCAGCCGGTGCCGTAATCGTCGAGCGAGATGCGGAGCCCGAGGCGCTGCAACTCGGCCACTGTGTTCCGCGACCGCACCGAGTCGACCAGCGCGCTCTCGGTGATCTCGACGATCAGCGCGTCGGAGGGCAGCCGCTGCGACCGCAGCAGCCGCTCGATGGTGCCCACCAATTCGAGATCGAGCAGGTTGGTCGTCGAGAGGTTCACCGCGACGGCCAGGGTCAACCCCTGCTCTCGCCAGATCCGAAGTTGTTGCAGGGCAAGCGTGAACGTGCGGTTCGCGATTTTGCGCATCAGCCCCGCGCGTTCGGCGGCGGGCAGGAACTCCTCGGGTGACAACAGCCCGCGGGTGGGATGCTGCCAGCGCAGCAGCGCCTCTACGCTGTGTACGCTGCCGTCGAGCGCGTTGACCTTGGGCTGGTAGTACAGCGTCAGCTCGTCGCCGTTCAACAGCGCGGCGCGGATCTCCTCGACGACATTCGGGTCGTTGTCCCGGTAGGTCTCGAACGTCGAGTCGTACACGGCGATCTTGCTTTTGACCGATTCGGCCTGGGGGATCGCCGTCTCGGCGCGGGTGAGCAACTCCTGCGGGTGGTCGCAGTGGTCGGGGCACAGCGCGATGGCGATGCGAGCGTCGACCTGCAGGGTGATCGGATCCAGCGCGAACGGTTCACTGAGGGCCTCGAGCAGACGGCCGGCCTGGGCGCGCGCGGTGATGAGGTCGGATCCCTCCGCCAGCAGGACCGCGAACTCGTCGTCGCTGACGCGGGCGAGCAGATCCTCGTCGCGGACGGTCTTGGCGAGCCGCTTCGCGATGTTGCGCAGCAGCTCGTCGCCGAAGCGTTGACCGACCGAGTCGTTGATCTCCCGGAACTCGTGGAGCGTGAGCAACAGCAGCGCCTGGCGTGCCGACGCCGCCGGCGCGCAGTCCGACGAGGCGGTCAGCGCGGTCGCCAGGGAGCGCCGGTTCGGCAATCCGGTCACGTCGTCGGTCATGGCGTGTTTGTGGTTCTCGGCCAAGACGCTGATGTCACGGAAGGTGACGGAGAAACGTGCGGCGGTTGCGACCAGACTCAGCGCCGCCAGGGTCGCGGCCAGCCGCGAGTCGTGGGCCAGAACCACGACCCCCAGCGCCACCACGGTGCAGGCGATCGGCTTGACGTACGGCTCGATTCCCTGTCCCTGCTTGGCCGGCACCGACGACGATCGGGCCCAGCTGGCGCTGGCCACCAGCAGCGACGACAGGGGCCACAGGGCGTCCAGTGTGGAGCCGACACGGTAGGAACCGGCCGAGGTCTCGAAAAGATAGGCCGTGTCGGCCACCGCGAACAGGGCCAGGCCCGCTACCAGAAACAACCAGCGAAAGTTGTTGCGCCAGCCGATGATCGGCATGATGCCGGCGGCCAGGGTGAGCAGGATGAGATCGCCCCACGGATAGACCAGGCCCACGAGGACGGTCGCCGGGGCGCGGGTGGCGGCGGCGTGGAACGGCCCGGCCCGCAGCGCCGCCGCCACCGCGGCCACGGTCAGCGCGCAGACCAGGCAATCCAGTCGGAGGGGTACCGGCACCCGCTTGAGCCGGGCCCGCATCAGCAGCACCAGTCCGGCGTAGACGAACGGGTAGTAGGCCAGGTATTCCGGATCGGCGACCGAGGGGGACTGCCCCGCCGGCACACGCAGCGCGTAGACCACGTCGCCCATGGCCGACAACGCCATCCCGGCGGCGATCAGTGCCCAGGCCGACCGGTCCTCGACGACGCGATACGCGCGCAGGCCGATCAACGCGGCGGCCGAGAGATTCAGCGCCGGATAAAGAGCGCTCGACAGCACGCTGTGGCCGGCGTCCGGGTCCAGGATGCTCAAGGCGGTATACGCGGTGACGCCGAATGCCAAGGCCACCAGCGCAACCTGGACCGACGACGGCGGCCAGCGAGCGGTGGTGGACGCTTCGGCGCTCTGGTCCCGAGACGGCGCGGCGGCGCCGGCGATCAGCGCCGGCGTGGCGACCGCGGAGGCCCCGGGAAGCGTCAGCGCATCGGTCGAGTCGTCGGACGGGGAGAATGGTGCGTCGGGCACGAAGCTGCGGATGCATTGGCCGCCTTCGCGTTTGGCGGCATACATGGCCAGGTCGGCATGCCGCAGGAGCTGATCGACGGTGCAATCCGACGCGGGGCCGGCCGCCGTCAGACCGATGCTCGGCCGCGCTTCCACGGGCACCCCGTCGATCACCACAGCCGCGTTGAACGCGTCGAGGATGCGCTGCGCTACCGCCTGCGCTTCCTCGACCGAACCCTCGACCAGCACCGCGAATTCGTCTCCGCCGAGGCGCGCGACAATGCCGGATCCCTTCAGCGAGGCGCTGAGCCGCTCGGCCACCCGGATCAGCAGCTCGTCGCCGGCCGGATGGCCCAGCGCGTCGTTGACCGATTTGAAGTTGTCGAGGTCGAGGCACAGGACCGCAATCGGTGCCGCGTCGTCACCCCGCCGGGCGACCCCCTGTTCCAGCCGATGCAGGAACTGTGCCCGATTGGGCAGCCCGGTCAGGCTGTCGCGGAACGCTTCTCGCGCCACTTCGGCCAGCAGGGCCTGGTTTTCGACGAGCACCACGAATTGTCGCAGCAGCACCGCGGCCACCAGGATGCCCAGCAGCGCCGCCATCACGCTGTGCTGCGTCCGGGCCACGTTGTGTACCCACCCGAGCACGGCGGCGACCAGCAGCGGCAGGTAGGGCAGCCACATCCGGATGCGAAACCTCATGACGTCCCGGGGCGCAACCATGGGCTTCTCGGTGACACTCGCGATGGCGGCCACCGCCATCAGGCCCAGCCCGGCCACCCGCCCCAGGTCGGCCAGCGCGCCGGCGTGATAGCTGCCCAACCCCGTCTCGAACACCACGGTGATGTCGGCGACGGCGATCAACGTGGCGCCGGCGGCCAACAGGCCCCGGCTCGGAAGGTCACCGGGTCGGACCCGCGACAACATCAGAAGACCCGTCGTCATGATGACGACGTCGGCGAATACCTGGGCGAGCGTGGGCAGCCGCGAACCCGTGTTCTCGCCCAGTTGCTTCTCGATGACGAAGACCCACGAGATCACGAAGAGCGAGGTCGCCAGGATGAGGCCGTCGAGGACCAGACGCCGGGGGCTATGGCGAGACACATGGGATAAGAGGGTCAAGGACATCATGACGCCGACCGGGTACACGAGCAGCGTCACCTCGGCCGTTGCCGGATGTACCGCGTGTTCGAGTTGCGGCCGGACGTCGTAGACGGCCCAGATGACCTCGCCGACCGCCCAGCCCAGGAGGGCCGTCGTCAGGGACAGCCAGCCGATTCTGCGGCGCAGATCGCCGCGGCGGGCGGCGTAGCCGGCGCACACCGCCGCGAATATCAGGCACAGCACCGACACCGCCTCGTCGACCGGCAGGGTCGCATACGCGCCGCGCAACCCGAAAATCGTCGAGGCGACCACGCACGCGGCCGCCAGGCCGTACACGCCGGCGATCAGCCAAACCACGGGGGCGGGCAGTCCCAACCGCCGCCACGGATTGCCCGTCCAGCGTGTCATAGCCGCTCCAGCCGATTCCGCCCCGCTGTGATTTTATATGCGCGTTATGGCGCGCTGCTCGCATTAAACCGCTTTTGCCGTCCCGGGTTGGCGGATTCGCGGCGGGTCGCCCGATTAGTGCGGTGTCAGCGCAAAGATCGATATGGGCCGCGACGTCCGGTCTTGGTAATTGCTGTAGCGGTTGGCGTTGTTCTGGTTCACAACCGCCCACAACCGCGGGTAGTCGGCATCACCGGGGCTGACCTGCCGCGCCGTCACCGCGAACCGTCTGGGGCCGACGTTGATCTCGCAGTCCGGGTGCTTGCGCAGGTTGTGGTACCAAGCGGGGTTGGTGTCGGCGCCCGCCTTGGAGGCAACGATCAGATACGAGTCCCCGTCTTTGGCATAGGTCAGCGTCGTGGTGCGCGGCCGACCCGTCTTAGCCCCGGTCGTGTGCAGCAGCAGGCTCGGGGGCATCCCCGGGATCCGGTGCCCGATCCGGCCGTTCGTCTTCTGGTAGATCGTGTCGTGGATGCGCAGCATCGGTATCAGCGCGAATTGCTCGAACGAACTCGAAATGCCCATAGCTCAGTCTTGCTGATTCGCATCGATCCGGGTGAGGGCCTCCCTGAGGAGCCGCCCGGTCGATTCCCGGTCGGGGTCGCGGCGCAGCAGCATCCCCCTGGCGACCGAGAGCTTGTCGCCCGTGCGCCGCGGCAGCACATGCAGATGGATGTGGAAGACCGTCTGGAAGGCCGCACGGCCGTCGTTGATCGCCAGGTTGGTCGCGTCGGCCAGTTCCGTGGCACGCGCGGCCTGCGCGATGCGCTGGCCGACGGTCGCCATACCCGCCAGCGTCTCGGCCGGGGTGTCGGTGAGGTCGGCGCTGTGCCGCTTCGGGATCACCAGGGTGTGGCCCCGGGTGAACGGCCGGATGTCGAGAATCGCGAGGTAGTCGTCGTCTTCGTAGATCCGGATGGCCGGCGCCTGGCCGGCGACGATCGCGCAAAACACGCAGGACATGTCGCCCACGGTACTGGTCGGTCGGTTGTGGGTGGCCCCGGACCAGTCAGGGCCCGGACCCGCGGGAAAGTTACGCTGCGGCGGTGAAAGATCTCGCCTTCGCCGGCGCCGCGGCACAGGCGCGGATGCTGGCCGACGGCACCGTGACCGCACCGGATTTGCTCGAGGTCTACCTGGACCGGATCGCGCGCCTCGACAGCGAGCTGCGTTGTTACCGGGTGGTGCTGGCCGACAGCGCACGGTACGAGGCCGCG
Proteins encoded in this region:
- a CDS encoding uracil-DNA glycosylase translates to MQDVHVLAHPNTGWPFGSPVGPGTGWPGDPATPQTPVAGDAARVAALAAEAGSIPELDALVSVCRACPRLVQWREDVAVVKRRAFADQPYWGRPVPGWGSERPRLLIVGLAPAAHGANRTGRMFTGDRSGDQLYAALHRAGLVNQPTSVDAADGLRANKIRIVAPVRCAPPANAPTPAERDTCRPWLDAEWRLVSDHVRVIVALGGFAWQLALQLPGAPGVPRPRFGHGVVAELSSGVRLLGCYHPSQQNMFTGRLTPMMLDDIFSNARKLAEI
- a CDS encoding FAD-binding protein, coding for MTDVLVSGASVAGLTAAYWLSHHGYSVTVVERHPGIRPGGQAIDVRGPALVVLERMWLRAAADHLRTRMRGSSVVDGEGNELSQDTESTPTGGLIAGPDIELLRDDLVELLYQATQLKVNFIFGDSIVALHDEGSSVGVTFERAAARNFDLVIGADGLHSNVRRLVFGPEEQFIERLGTHAAIFTVPNFLDLDYWQTWHYGDSTMAGVYSARNNTEARAMLGFMDPDLHIDYRDTEAQFAELERRMAGDGWVRPQLLQYMRSAPDFYFDEMAQIKMERWWQGRVVLVGDAGYCCSPLSGQGTSVALLGAYILAGELAAATQDGEVDHRLGFINYQQAFQDYVNRNQWLVVDNIPGGAPIPQEVFERIVQSITIKDY
- a CDS encoding LLM class flavin-dependent oxidoreductase, which gives rise to MRLSVLDLVPVRTDQTTGDALAATVQLAQAADRLGFTRYWVAEHHNMPSVGATSPPVLIAYLAAQTSQLRLGSGGVMLPNHAPLAVAEQFALLEAAAPGRIDLGIGRAPGSDPVTSYALRGTRDDRDIENFPEYLDDVAALMSARGVVVPLRSGEYRLKATPAAAGEPRLWLLGSSMYSAHLAAAKGLPYVFAHHFSGRGTEEALSLYRSRFKPSAHTPEPVTFLTVNAAVAETRDEATALMLPNLQMMARLRTGQPLGPLPLVEEADGAGLTPEQQRIVEEGLRRAVLGSPAEAADQLRALAEQFDVDEVMVHPVASAHRGTDPRTAPARVATLELLAKELF
- a CDS encoding diguanylate cyclase domain-containing protein; protein product: MTRWTGNPWRRLGLPAPVVWLIAGVYGLAAACVVASTIFGLRGAYATLPVDEAVSVLCLIFAAVCAGYAARRGDLRRRIGWLSLTTALLGWAVGEVIWAVYDVRPQLEHAVHPATAEVTLLVYPVGVMMSLTLLSHVSRHSPRRLVLDGLILATSLFVISWVFVIEKQLGENTGSRLPTLAQVFADVVIMTTGLLMLSRVRPGDLPSRGLLAAGATLIAVADITVVFETGLGSYHAGALADLGRVAGLGLMAVAAIASVTEKPMVAPRDVMRFRIRMWLPYLPLLVAAVLGWVHNVARTQHSVMAALLGILVAAVLLRQFVVLVENQALLAEVAREAFRDSLTGLPNRAQFLHRLEQGVARRGDDAAPIAVLCLDLDNFKSVNDALGHPAGDELLIRVAERLSASLKGSGIVARLGGDEFAVLVEGSVEEAQAVAQRILDAFNAAVVIDGVPVEARPSIGLTAAGPASDCTVDQLLRHADLAMYAAKREGGQCIRSFVPDAPFSPSDDSTDALTLPGASAVATPALIAGAAAPSRDQSAEASTTARWPPSSVQVALVALAFGVTAYTALSILDPDAGHSVLSSALYPALNLSAAALIGLRAYRVVEDRSAWALIAAGMALSAMGDVVYALRVPAGQSPSVADPEYLAYYPFVYAGLVLLMRARLKRVPVPLRLDCLVCALTVAAVAAALRAGPFHAAATRAPATVLVGLVYPWGDLILLTLAAGIMPIIGWRNNFRWLFLVAGLALFAVADTAYLFETSAGSYRVGSTLDALWPLSSLLVASASWARSSSVPAKQGQGIEPYVKPIACTVVALGVVVLAHDSRLAATLAALSLVATAARFSVTFRDISVLAENHKHAMTDDVTGLPNRRSLATALTASSDCAPAASARQALLLLTLHEFREINDSVGQRFGDELLRNIAKRLAKTVRDEDLLARVSDDEFAVLLAEGSDLITARAQAGRLLEALSEPFALDPITLQVDARIAIALCPDHCDHPQELLTRAETAIPQAESVKSKIAVYDSTFETYRDNDPNVVEEIRAALLNGDELTLYYQPKVNALDGSVHSVEALLRWQHPTRGLLSPEEFLPAAERAGLMRKIANRTFTLALQQLRIWREQGLTLAVAVNLSTTNLLDLELVGTIERLLRSQRLPSDALIVEITESALVDSVRSRNTVAELQRLGLRISLDDYGTGWSSLARLQDVSVDELKLDRVFVARLAHDPRSVAIVRSTVALAHSLGADLVAEGVEDEITLNALRRYGCTITQGFVHSPPLPADELEVWIAGRARHHGTSWSHVGVVD
- a CDS encoding nitroreductase family deazaflavin-dependent oxidoreductase; protein product: MGISSSFEQFALIPMLRIHDTIYQKTNGRIGHRIPGMPPSLLLHTTGAKTGRPRTTTLTYAKDGDSYLIVASKAGADTNPAWYHNLRKHPDCEINVGPRRFAVTARQVSPGDADYPRLWAVVNQNNANRYSNYQDRTSRPISIFALTPH
- a CDS encoding HIT family protein codes for the protein MSCVFCAIVAGQAPAIRIYEDDDYLAILDIRPFTRGHTLVIPKRHSADLTDTPAETLAGMATVGQRIAQAARATELADATNLAINDGRAAFQTVFHIHLHVLPRRTGDKLSVARGMLLRRDPDRESTGRLLREALTRIDANQQD